The sequence GATTATTTAAAACCTGAAGCTATTTGATTCCTTGTCTAAGCCATATGACCCGCATCAAGCATTTCTTTGATTATTATCAGGCCATTATTCCACCATCCACAGTTAGCGATGTTCCGGTAACAAATGAAGCTGCTTCTGAAAATAGCCAAACAACAGCTTCAGCTATTTCGTCAGGATAGCCCATCCTTCCTATTGGCTCCATAGCTGTGTATTGAGCAGCAGCCTGTGGGTCATTTTTAGTTAACCGGTCAATCATGGGGGTATGTATAACACCCGGACAAACTGCATTTACCCTGATACCGTCTTTTGCGTATTCCAATGCAGCTGTTTTGGTCAATCCAATAATACCGTGTTTACTAATGACATATGCCGGAAGTCCAGGGAATCCCTTTAATCCGGCAATTGAAGCACAATTCACTATAACTCCTTTTCCATGTTTCAGCATTTCAGGTATTTCATATTTCATACAAAGCCAAACGCCCTTAAGGTTAACCGCAATGGTTTTATCCCAGTTCTCTTCTGAACATTCATGTGTTTTAGCATTTATACCTTCAATGCCTGCATTGTTAAATGCAAAATCCAGCCTGCCAAAGCTGGTGATGGTTTGTTCAATAAGTTGCTGAACTTCCTTGGCAATAGATACATCGCAACGTATAAAAATGGCTTCGCCACCAGCTCCAACAATAGAATTTAATGTTTGGTGGAATGGATCTTCAATAATATCGGCAATCACCACTTTAACACCTCTTTTTGAAAGGGCAATGGCTGTGGACTGGCCAATACCATAACTACCACCGGTGACAATGGCAACTTTACCGATCATGCTTTTTTCCATGGTTCAACTATTTTTCAGGAAGCGAAGAAATTATCGCTTGTCGTCTTTTCAAACCTGCCTGTTTTTTGTTCAAGGCCTATTCTGAAAACAATGCCTTTCACATCTTCGAGGTTATCAGGTATGAAAGGCCATTGCGGACTTAATTTCATAGTGGAACTGGTTACTTCGGGTAATTTTCGGTCATTCAATTTTTGGAGCGCTTTTGCGCGATCAGACGGGTTTGTGATTTCTTCATAATCACCCCATGCCACCACACTTTGCCAATTTGCCAGGTTCCTGGTATCGTCAACCTGGAAACAAACCTTCGGGTTTTTTCGCATCATGTCGATCTTCTTTCCTTCATA comes from Flavihumibacter fluvii and encodes:
- a CDS encoding SDR family oxidoreductase; protein product: MEKSMIGKVAIVTGGSYGIGQSTAIALSKRGVKVVIADIIEDPFHQTLNSIVGAGGEAIFIRCDVSIAKEVQQLIEQTITSFGRLDFAFNNAGIEGINAKTHECSEENWDKTIAVNLKGVWLCMKYEIPEMLKHGKGVIVNCASIAGLKGFPGLPAYVISKHGIIGLTKTAALEYAKDGIRVNAVCPGVIHTPMIDRLTKNDPQAAAQYTAMEPIGRMGYPDEIAEAVVWLFSEAASFVTGTSLTVDGGIMA
- a CDS encoding pyridoxamine 5'-phosphate oxidase family protein, with product MFGTLDSSEIEQLINTQFIGRIGCHADGITYVVPVSYAYDGTYVYCLGYEGKKIDMMRKNPKVCFQVDDTRNLANWQSVVAWGDYEEITNPSDRAKALQKLNDRKLPEVTSSTMKLSPQWPFIPDNLEDVKGIVFRIGLEQKTGRFEKTTSDNFFAS